Proteins from a genomic interval of Sugiyamaella lignohabitans strain CBS 10342 chromosome C, complete sequence:
- the RPL5 gene encoding ribosomal 60S subunit protein L5 (Ribosomal 60S subunit protein L5; homologous to mammalian ribosomal protein L5 and bacterial L18; binds 5S rRNA and is required for 60S subunit assembly; GO_component: GO:0005737 - cytoplasm [Evidence IEA,IEA]; GO_component: GO:0022625 - cytosolic large ribosomal subunit [Evidence IDA] [PMID 11983894]; GO_component: GO:0005622 - intracellular [Evidence IEA]; GO_component: GO:0005634 - nucleus [Evidence IEA,IEA]; GO_component: GO:0030529 - ribonucleoprotein complex [Evidence IEA]; GO_component: GO:0005840 - ribosome [Evidence IEA,IEA]; GO_function: GO:0008097 - 5S rRNA binding [Evidence IEA]; GO_function: GO:0008097 - 5S rRNA binding [Evidence IDA] [PMID 8764831]; GO_function: GO:0003723 - RNA binding [Evidence IEA]; GO_function: GO:0019843 - rRNA binding [Evidence IEA]; GO_function: GO:0003735 - structural constituent of ribosome [Evidence IEA]; GO_function: GO:0003735 - structural constituent of ribosome [Evidence IC] [PMID 11983894]; GO_process: GO:0002181 - cytoplasmic translation [Evidence IC] [PMID 11983894]; GO_process: GO:0000027 - ribosomal large subunit assembly [Evidence IMP] [PMID 8474444]; GO_process: GO:0006412 - translation [Evidence IEA]), which produces MAFQKIEKTAAYHSRYQTPFRRRREGKTDYYARKRLVTQHKAKYNSPKYRLVIRFTKKDIIAQVVSSQITGDVVLSAAYAHELPRYGIKHGLTNWSAAYAVGLLIARRTLQKLGLDETYQGDEEASGEYSLTEAVEDGPRPFKVFLDVGLTRTTTGNRVFGAMKGASDGGLYIPHSAKRFPGFDIETEELDADVLRKYIVGGHVAEYMEELADDDEERYRTLFKSYIEDDIEADGVEDIYTEAHEKIRADPSFVPSNKKSKEEYKAISLKYKQKKLTSEERKAKVAAKIAEFQANN; this is translated from the coding sequence ATGGCTTTCCAAAAGATTGAGAAGACCGCTGCTTATCACTCGCGTTATCAAACTCCTTTCCGTCGTAGACGTGAGGGTAAGACCGATTACTACGCCCGTAAGAGACTTGTTACTCAACACAAGGCTAAGTACAACTCCCCCAAGTACAGACTTGTCATCCGTTTCACCAAGAAGGATATCATCGCCCAAgttgtttcttctcaaatCACTGGTGATGTTGTCTTGAGCGCCGCTTACGCTCACGAGCTTCCTCGTTACGGAATCAAGCACGGTCTTACCAACTGGTCCGCTGCCTACGCTGTTGGTCTTTTGATTGCTCGTCGTACCTTGCAAAAGCTCGGTTTGGATGAGACCTACCAAGGTGACGAAGAGGCTTCTGGTGAGTACTCCCTCACTGAGGCTGTTGAGGATGGTCCTCGTCCTTTCAAGGTCTTCCTTGATGTCGGTTTGACCCGTACTACCACTGGTAACCGTGTCTTCGGTGCCATGAAGGGTGCTTCTGATGGTGGTCTTTACATTCCCCACTCTGCCAAGCGTTTCCCTGGTTTCGACATTGAGACCGAGGAGTTGGATGCTGATGTTCTTCGCAAGTACATTGTTGGTGGTCACGTTGCTGAGTACATGGAGGAGCTtgctgacgatgatgaggagCGTTACAGAACCTTGTTCAAGTCTTACATTGAAGACGACATCGAGGCTGATGGTGTCGAGGACATCTACACTGAGGCCCACGAAAAGATCCGTGCCGATCCTTCTTTCGTTCCTTCCAACAAGAAGTCCAAGGAGGAGTACAAGGCTATTTCTCTTAAGTACAAGCAAAAGAAGTTGACTTCTGAGGAGCGTAAGGCTAAGGTTGCTGCTAAGATTGCTGAATTCCAAGCCAACaactaa